In the genome of Labeo rohita strain BAU-BD-2019 chromosome 24, IGBB_LRoh.1.0, whole genome shotgun sequence, one region contains:
- the pck2 gene encoding phosphoenolpyruvate carboxykinase [GTP], mitochondrial produces MSCLLLGVLRRRNAISTASVGVRSLATIPSLPPSVAEFVSGAVAECKPAKVHVVTGTPAEMADILANLEKEGMVKKLTKYENCWLARTDPKDVARVESKTVIVTKDQRDTIPIPTGGAKSQLGSWMSEEDFQKAREDRFPGSMAGRTMYVIPFSMGPVNSSLAKFGVQVTDSPYVVASMGIMTRMGTPVLEKLAEGAEFVRCQHSLGRPLPLKAPLVNSWPCNPDKVLISHLPDTRQILSFGSGYGGNSLLGKKCFALRIASRIAKDEGWLAEHMLILGITNPQGVKRYIAAAFPSACGKTNLAMMKPALPGWKVECVGDDIAWMKFDSQGKLRAINPENGFFGVAPGTSLKTNPHAMTTISRNTVFTNVGETSDGGVWWEGLEPPAPGINLTDWHGKSWKYGDSTLCAHPNSRFCAPAGQCPIIDPLWESDEGVPIDAIVFGGRRPEGVPLVYESFNWRHGVFVGAAMRSESTAAAEHKGKVIMHDPFAMRPFFGYNFGDYLAHWLSMETRKGPTQLPKIFHVNWFRKDKKTGSFLWPGFGENARVLEWIFKRCGRTREEEAATKSIVGWIPQNGAINTEGLGGNIDMGALFDLPKPFWQKETQELRTYFTQQVGADLPTQVEGELRALEERVRD; encoded by the exons ATGTCCTGCCTGTTGCTTGGAGTACTAAGGAG GCGAAATGCCATCAGTACAGCTTCAGTGGGTGTGCGGTCACTCGCCACCATCCCCTCTCTCCCCCCATCCGTGGCTGAGTTTGTGTCTGGCGCAGTGGCTGAATGTAAACCTGCTAAAGTGCACGTCGTCACAGGCACGCCTGCGGAGATGGCAGACATCCTTGCCAACCTGGAAAAAGAGGGCATGGTGAAAAAACTCACCAAATATGAAAACTg CTGGTTGGCACGTACTGACCCTAAAGATGTGGCTCGCGTGGAGAGTAAAACTGTGATTGTCACTAAGGACCAAAGAGACACTATTCCCATTCCCACCGGAGgtgccaagtcacagctgggtAGCTGGATGAGTGAGGAAGACTTTCAGAAAGCCAGAGAGGACCGCTTTCCTGGCTCCATGGCAG GACGCACAATGTATGTGATTCCCTTCAGTATGGGCCCTGTGAACTCCTCTCTCGCTAAGTTTGGTGTTCAGGTGACAGATTCTCCATATGTGGTGGCCAGCATGGGCATCATGACACGCATGGGGACACCTGTGCTGGAGAAACTAGCCGAGGGGGCGGAGTTTGTGCGCTGCCAGCACTCTTTGGGCCGACCGTTACCACTCAAAG CTCCTCTAGTAAACAGCTGGCCTTGTAACCCAGACAAGGTGTTGATCTCACATCTTCCCGACACCAGACAGATCCTATCCTTCGGCAGCGGTTATGGTGGAAACTCGCTCCTTGGAAAGAAGTGCTTTGCTCTTCGTATTGCCTCACGCATTGCCAAAGACGAAGGCTGGTTGGCTGAACACATGCTG ATTCTGGGAATCACAAATCCTCAGGGTGTAAAACGGTACATTGCAGCAGCTTTCCCGAGCGCTTGTGGGAAAACTAACCTGGCCATGATGAAACCAGCACTGCCAGGCTGGAAGGTTGAGTGTGTGGGCGATGACATCGCCTGGATGAAATTTGACAGTCAGG GTAAACTCAGAGCTATTAATCCAGAGAATGGGTTCTTTGGAGTTGCTCCCGGAACGTCCCTAAAGACAAACCCTCATGCCATGACAACCATCTCCAGGAATACAGTATTCACTAATGTGGGAGAGACCAGTGATGGGGGAGTTTGGTGGGAGGGTCTGGAACCACCTGCACCTGGAATCAATCTCACAGACTGGCATGGAAAATCCTGGAAGTATG GTGATTCTACATTGTGTGCTCACCCGAACTCCAGGTTTTGTGCCCCAGCTGGCCAGTGTCCCATCATAGACCCACTTTGGGAAAGTGATGAGGGTGTACCCATTGATGCCATTGTATTTGGTGGCAGAAGACCAGAAG GTGTGCCTTTGGTGTACGAGTCATTTAATTGGCGTCATGGTGTGTTCGTGGGTGCAGCCATGAGGTCTGAATCAACAGCTGCTGCTGAACATAAAG GTAAAGTAATCATGCATGACCCCTTCGCCATGCGTCCTTTCTTCGGCTACAATTTCGGCGACTACCTGGCCCACTGGTTGAGTATGGAGACGCGCAAGGGCCCGACCCAACTCCCCAAGATCTTCCACGTCAACTGGTTCCGGAAAGATAAGAAGACCGGCTCTTTCCTGTGGCCAGGGTTTGGAGAGAACGCCCGCGTCCTCGAGTGGATCTTCAAACGATGCGGCCGTACCAGGGAAGAAGAGGCTGCCACTAAAAGCATTGTGGGATGGATTCCACAAAACGGTGCCATAAACACAGAAGGCCTGGGTGGGAATATCGATATGGGTGCCCTCTTTGATCTGCCCAAACCCTTCTGGCAGAAGGAAACCCAGGAGCTTCGGACCTACTTCACCCAGCAGGTTGGAGCTGATCTACCCACACAAGTGGAAGGAGAGCTGAGGGCGCTGGAGGAGAGAGTCAGGGATTGA
- the psme1 gene encoding proteasome activator complex subunit 1, with amino-acid sequence MTSLDMSPASKKQVDGFSKKITKEAEQLISNFFPEKIAEMDNILQGSCSLKDLSVIKAPLDIPIPDPVKEELKRKKKEEKEAKAGKKGGDKEEEDEGPPCGPIACNETVEKLLKQIKPEIQTLKECLNTVSMWIQLQVPRIEDGNNFGVAVQEKVFELLTNTRTKIEGFQTQISKYYSERGDAVAKASKQPHVGDFRQLVHELDQHQYCELRIIVLEIRNTYAVLYDVITKNFDKIKKPRGDLSSKALIY; translated from the exons ATGACTTCCTTAGACATGAGCCCTGCGTCTAAGAAACAG GTGGATGGATTCTCCAAAAAAATCACCAAGGAG GCCGAGCAGTTGATCTCAAACTTCTTCCCTGAGAAGATTGCAGAGATGGACAACATCTTACAG gGTTCCTGTAGTTTGAAGGATCTGTCAGTCATCAAGGCTCCTCTAGACATCCCAATCCCAGACCCTGTCAAAGAAGAACTCAAGAGGAAGAAGAAAGAGGAG AAAGAGGCCAAAGCGGGAAAGAAGGGAGGAGATAAAGAGGAAGAGGATGAAG GTCCTCCCTGTGGTCCCATCGCCTGCAATGAGACAGTAGAGAAACTCCTCAAACAGATCAAGCCTGAGATCCAGACTCTGAAGGAGTGTCTTAACACG GTGTCAATGTGGATACAGCTACAGGTCCCCAGAATTGAAGATGGGAACAACTTTGGAGTTGCTGTACAG gaaaaagtttttgaactgctTACCAACACCCGCACCAAAATCGAGGGATTCCAGACACAGATTTCCAA GTACTACAGTGAGAGAGGAGATGCTGTAGCCAAGGCTTCCAAACAGCCACATGTG GGAGATTTCAGACAGCTTGTCCATGAGCTGGATCAGCACCAGTACTGTGAGTTGCGCATCATAGTCCTGGAGATTCGCAACACTTAC GCCGTGCTGTATGATGTCATCACCAAGAATTTTGACAAGATTAAGAAGCCCAGAGGAGACTTATCTTCAAAAGCACTTATCTACTGA